From a single Capsicum annuum cultivar UCD-10X-F1 chromosome 12, UCD10Xv1.1, whole genome shotgun sequence genomic region:
- the LOC124889386 gene encoding uncharacterized protein LOC124889386, with product MEEKLNVINKNDTWVLVPRPQGRSLLGSLLYVSATRPDIMYITSVLSRFMHSPTEIHLKVAKRILRCHLLVHKEAGYVAQSTAEAAGAVNQALWLKIFLNDLAFKPSKATKILCDNKSAVTKLADILTKALQKQRFDLLRAKLGVTNNTCIKEE from the exons ATGGAGGAGAAGCTCAACGTGATTAACAAGAATGATACGTGGGTACTTGTACCTAGACCTCAGGGCAG aagtcTGCTTGGTTCTCTATTGTATGTATCTGCCACAAGACCTGATATTATGTACATAACAAGTGTGTTGTCAAGGTTTATGCATTCACCAACTGAAATTCACCTCAAAGTAGCAAAAAGAATTTTGAG GTGTCATTTATTGGTGCACAAAGAAGCAGGGTATGTGGCTCAATCAACTGCTGAAGCAGCAGGTGCTGTTAATCAAGCTTTATggttgaaaatttttttgaacGACTTGGCATTTAAGCCAAGTAAAGCAACAAAAATCCTTTGTGATAACAAGTCTGCAGTTACTAAG CTAGCTGATATTCTTACAAAAGCATTACAGAAACAGAGATTTGATCTTCTTAGAGCTAAGCTTGGAGTAACCAACAACACTTGCATCAAGGAGGAGTGA